A genomic window from Luteolibacter sp. LG18 includes:
- a CDS encoding PIN domain-containing protein has translation MTYLLDTSALLAHYRQEAGWEAVHQLFENTDASLIIASVTVAEFARRMVELGASESEISTALQNYRLIFSEVVSIDDAIAWEAFEIGRKTPGRLPLADALIAAAASSRDATLVHRDKHMSQIPGKLVKTRDLAK, from the coding sequence ATGACCTACCTGCTCGATACCTCTGCCTTGCTGGCCCACTACCGCCAGGAAGCCGGCTGGGAAGCCGTTCACCAGCTTTTCGAAAACACCGACGCGTCCTTGATCATTGCGAGCGTGACGGTGGCGGAGTTCGCACGGCGCATGGTCGAATTGGGAGCTTCAGAGTCCGAGATCAGCACCGCCCTGCAAAACTACCGGCTCATTTTTTCCGAAGTCGTCTCCATCGACGATGCGATCGCGTGGGAGGCATTCGAAATCGGGCGGAAAACTCCCGGCCGGCTGCCGCTGGCGGATGCGCTCATTGCGGCTGCCGCCAGTTCGCGCGACGCAACACTGGTGCACCGCGACAAACACATGAGCCAAATCCCGGGCAAGTTGGTGAAGACACGGGATCTGGCCAAGTGA
- a CDS encoding DUF5069 domain-containing protein yields the protein MNKIVPLISSGVAGPLGVLHLPRLWLKVSLASVGKLADGYPAIGKGFDKMVIDALGLTEDAVTGYIDEHHPTYPQFEEWILEQKGSKTDAATIEKLNRAIRGYNHGDATRQSILVEAGIDEDKPPFLDAINLNNLDDWATFHDAELD from the coding sequence ATGAACAAGATCGTCCCTCTCATCAGTTCCGGCGTCGCCGGGCCGCTCGGCGTGCTCCACTTGCCGCGTCTTTGGCTGAAGGTCTCCCTCGCCTCCGTGGGCAAGCTCGCCGACGGCTACCCGGCCATCGGCAAGGGCTTCGACAAGATGGTCATCGATGCTCTCGGCCTGACCGAGGATGCCGTGACCGGATACATCGACGAGCACCATCCCACCTACCCGCAGTTCGAGGAGTGGATTCTCGAACAAAAGGGCTCGAAGACCGACGCCGCCACCATCGAGAAACTCAACCGCGCGATCCGTGGCTACAACCACGGCGACGCCACCCGCCAGTCGATCCTCGTCGAGGCCGGCATCGACGAGGACAAGCCGCCGTTCCTCGACGCGATCAACCTGAACAACCTCGACGACTGGGCCACGTTCCACGACGCGGAACTGGATTGA
- a CDS encoding lysophospholipid acyltransferase family protein: MADAASRHEIRKSRKTAIFGTLAGGLMRLWCATLRYEIVDRCKLGVPEGIPGPVIYALWHNRLFSVPKAWKRLCGKHRRAAVLTSASHDGDVLSRAMGAFGIGAVRGSSSRRAIAALVGLKRALVEGVDVCLTPDGPRGPRYKLQGGLVKLAQTTGAPVIPVHVELSSCWRLKSWDRFMIPKPFSRVRIIFDQALAVPASLSDDAFETERARIESVLLAATHDSEPATPAP, encoded by the coding sequence ATGGCCGACGCCGCCTCCCGCCACGAAATCCGCAAAAGCCGGAAAACCGCCATCTTCGGCACCCTCGCGGGCGGCCTGATGCGGCTGTGGTGCGCCACCCTGCGCTACGAGATCGTTGATCGCTGCAAGCTCGGCGTCCCCGAAGGCATCCCCGGTCCGGTGATCTACGCCCTCTGGCACAACCGGCTGTTCTCCGTGCCGAAGGCGTGGAAACGCCTGTGCGGGAAACACCGCCGCGCCGCCGTGCTCACCAGCGCCAGCCACGATGGTGACGTGCTGTCCCGCGCGATGGGGGCCTTCGGCATCGGGGCCGTGCGCGGCTCCAGCTCCCGCCGCGCCATCGCCGCCCTCGTCGGCCTGAAGCGCGCCCTGGTCGAGGGTGTGGACGTCTGCCTCACGCCGGACGGTCCCCGCGGCCCGCGCTACAAGCTCCAGGGCGGCCTCGTGAAACTCGCCCAGACCACTGGCGCGCCGGTGATCCCGGTCCACGTCGAACTTTCCTCCTGCTGGCGACTGAAATCCTGGGATCGCTTCATGATTCCGAAGCCCTTCAGCCGCGTCCGCATCATCTTCGATCAGGCGCTTGCCGTCCCGGCCTCGCTTTCCGACGATGCCTTCGAGACCGAGCGCGCCCGCATCGAGTCCGTCCTTCTCGCCGCCACCCACGATTCCGAACCTGCCACTCCAGCCCCATGA
- a CDS encoding metallophosphoesterase, with translation MSHPSLNRRGFLTLGAATAASLPMGTLAAPAPGAPLTILHLTDIHLRPEHDAPSRCRKILRAIRQKHRDINLVVNTGDSIYAADYKNITRERVEEQWKLWDEVVVAELKGLPMLHTVGNHDPWWAAPEGDPMRGIPYVCKRLGIAEPYGHTKQGGWEIITLENSGGSLGKPQQDWLFQKLDSLPKSAPLLLAGHLPLLSLAGDYDGGNMGGAKAVIDKLAAREAPVVALSGHIHIQSSEALWNIRFHCNGALSGSWWEPGDRKDGSYKRTPMGYALLKLWPDGRSECRYLPLPA, from the coding sequence ATGTCACACCCGTCCCTCAACCGCCGCGGCTTCCTCACCCTCGGGGCCGCCACTGCCGCTTCGCTGCCGATGGGCACCTTGGCCGCGCCTGCTCCCGGTGCGCCCCTCACCATCCTCCACCTCACTGATATCCACCTGCGTCCGGAGCACGACGCGCCCTCACGCTGCCGGAAGATCCTGCGAGCCATCCGCCAGAAACACCGCGACATCAATCTCGTCGTCAACACCGGCGACAGCATCTACGCCGCCGACTACAAGAACATCACCCGCGAGCGGGTCGAGGAGCAGTGGAAGCTCTGGGACGAGGTGGTCGTGGCGGAGCTCAAGGGCCTGCCCATGCTCCACACCGTCGGCAACCACGATCCCTGGTGGGCCGCTCCGGAAGGCGATCCGATGCGCGGCATTCCCTATGTCTGCAAGCGCCTCGGCATCGCGGAGCCGTATGGCCACACGAAGCAGGGCGGTTGGGAGATCATCACCTTGGAAAACTCCGGCGGCTCGCTCGGCAAGCCGCAGCAGGACTGGCTGTTCCAGAAACTCGACTCGCTGCCGAAGAGCGCCCCGCTCCTCCTGGCCGGCCACCTGCCGCTGCTCTCCCTCGCGGGCGACTACGACGGCGGCAACATGGGCGGCGCGAAGGCCGTGATCGACAAGCTCGCCGCGCGCGAGGCTCCGGTCGTCGCCCTCAGCGGCCACATCCACATCCAGAGCAGCGAGGCGCTCTGGAACATCCGCTTCCACTGCAATGGCGCGCTCAGCGGCTCGTGGTGGGAACCCGGCGACCGCAAGGACGGCAGCTACAAGCGCACCCCCATGGGCTACGCCCTGCTCAAGCTCTGGCCGGATGGGCGCAGTGAATGCCGCTACCTGCCGCTGCCAGCGTAG
- a CDS encoding phosphate acyltransferase codes for MSTLSSEAPAGNAFTRHLIEALRRHPKRIVFTEGEDLRVLQAAERLVAAEAVAPILLGDKERIRALAGDNGVKLTFINIIDPPKSSDFQLFCQRVDNMARYRNMQVGDAAEIVARPHYFGALMTQYGQADGLVGGNKALPAALFRALINTIKPLPNVPKIFGAMVLVGDHLKHVGGSGVLFMADCGLIPQPSVDQLAAIAIETGKVARHFLGRTAKVALLSHSTKGSAVTDEARKMIAATAIARDVVQKEYLDLDIDGELQADVALDPAAAEVKLPDAKVRQTADVLVFPNLDAGHISLKLLQHVAGAQGYGQLILGLARPAAQVPRTASVETIFGTAAAVGVEAIKSHQVFPDGEV; via the coding sequence ATGTCGACCCTTTCCTCTGAAGCACCCGCCGGCAACGCCTTCACGCGCCACCTGATCGAAGCCCTCCGCCGGCACCCGAAACGCATCGTGTTCACGGAAGGGGAGGATCTCCGCGTGCTCCAGGCCGCGGAGCGGCTGGTGGCCGCCGAGGCCGTGGCCCCGATCCTGCTGGGCGACAAGGAGCGCATCCGCGCCCTGGCCGGGGACAACGGTGTGAAGCTCACCTTCATCAACATCATCGACCCGCCGAAGTCGTCCGATTTCCAGCTCTTCTGCCAGCGCGTCGACAACATGGCCCGCTACCGCAACATGCAGGTCGGCGATGCCGCGGAGATCGTCGCCCGCCCGCACTACTTCGGCGCGCTGATGACCCAGTATGGCCAGGCGGACGGTCTGGTCGGCGGTAACAAGGCCCTCCCGGCCGCGCTGTTCCGCGCCCTGATCAACACCATCAAGCCGCTGCCCAACGTGCCGAAGATCTTCGGCGCGATGGTGCTCGTCGGCGACCACCTGAAGCACGTCGGCGGCAGCGGCGTGCTGTTCATGGCGGATTGCGGCCTGATCCCGCAGCCGTCCGTCGACCAGCTCGCGGCCATCGCCATTGAAACCGGCAAGGTCGCCCGCCATTTCCTCGGCCGCACCGCCAAGGTCGCCCTGCTCAGCCACTCGACGAAGGGCTCCGCCGTGACCGACGAGGCGCGCAAGATGATCGCCGCCACCGCCATCGCCCGCGATGTGGTGCAGAAGGAGTACCTCGATCTCGACATCGATGGCGAACTCCAGGCGGACGTCGCCCTCGACCCGGCCGCCGCCGAGGTGAAGCTGCCGGACGCCAAGGTCCGCCAGACCGCCGATGTGCTGGTGTTCCCGAACCTCGATGCCGGCCACATTTCCCTGAAACTGCTCCAGCACGTCGCGGGGGCCCAGGGTTACGGCCAGCTCATCCTCGGCCTCGCCCGCCCCGCCGCCCAGGTGCCGCGGACGGCCTCGGTCGAAACGATCTTCGGCACCGCCGCCGCGGTGGGCGTCGAAGCCATCAAGTCCCATCAGGTCTTTCCGGACGGCGAGGTGTGA
- a CDS encoding histidinol-phosphatase HisJ family protein, producing the protein MPADYHTHTPLCHHAEGEPEAYIDAAIAAGLTEYGISDHAPAVPEPFDDWRMAVADLPEYFSWLDRARARAAGRIPVRAGLECDWLAGCEGWIEDLAGRYAWDYLIGSVHYLGDWDFDNPKWLGRWAESDVDAVWSHYWNTYAQMAESGLFDILGHADLVKKFAHVPGGDLDRFYEPAIDAIAASGCAIELNTAGWHKPCAEAYPAPRFLELACSAGIPLVISSDSHHPSEVARDFPKAIEWAKAAGYRETLLFEGRKRRSEAL; encoded by the coding sequence GTGCCAGCCGATTACCACACCCACACGCCCCTTTGCCACCACGCCGAGGGCGAACCGGAAGCCTACATCGACGCCGCGATCGCCGCTGGCCTAACGGAATACGGCATTTCCGACCACGCCCCGGCCGTCCCGGAGCCCTTCGACGACTGGCGGATGGCGGTGGCCGACCTGCCGGAATATTTCTCGTGGCTGGACCGCGCGCGGGCCCGTGCCGCCGGGCGGATCCCCGTCCGGGCGGGTTTGGAGTGCGATTGGCTGGCCGGCTGCGAGGGCTGGATCGAGGATCTGGCTGGGCGCTACGCCTGGGATTATTTGATCGGATCGGTCCACTATCTGGGAGACTGGGACTTCGACAATCCCAAGTGGCTGGGCCGCTGGGCCGAATCCGACGTGGACGCGGTGTGGAGCCATTATTGGAACACCTACGCGCAGATGGCGGAGAGCGGACTATTCGACATCCTCGGCCACGCGGACCTGGTGAAAAAGTTCGCCCACGTCCCGGGCGGCGACCTCGACCGCTTCTACGAACCGGCGATCGACGCCATCGCCGCCTCCGGCTGCGCCATCGAGCTGAACACCGCCGGCTGGCACAAGCCCTGCGCGGAGGCCTACCCGGCCCCGCGGTTCCTGGAACTGGCCTGCTCGGCGGGCATCCCGCTGGTGATTTCCTCGGATTCGCACCACCCATCCGAAGTGGCGCGGGATTTCCCCAAGGCCATCGAATGGGCGAAGGCGGCGGGATATCGGGAGACGCTGTTGTTCGAGGGGCGGAAGCGGCGGAGCGAGGCGTTGTAA
- a CDS encoding FGGY family carbohydrate kinase, with amino-acid sequence MYFLGIEITPAGTRVVALDLEAAEVAAEAHAPHAWIEGLPPGYREQDPAGWINAVDHAVRECLAALGERRARVAAIGVAGPLRGFVALDVASRIVRPAKLAGDQSSRRQAEEISRVFGGAPGLLELLGQVPGVDSLAAECLWLKQQEPYHFQKTASFLSAQDFIAYWLTGERATESGSASATGLFDIRTRRWSEELVHAIDPALADRLPPLQAPGAARGSLRPALAHAWGLSESVQVGAGGSAPQLAALAAGCVTNGTIAVELGASGTIVGVQDSPVIDLRGEISALCSATGGWLGLATTTNAVTAIELVRRHYGWTPEQFDQAVASAPAGADGLLFLPYLTGESLPRLPEGCGVLHGMTLQNFSPAGFARAAAEGVALGLGYGVSRLADLGFEPVEIRLLGAAAVSRTTRQLLADVFGMPVVPVGSRQGAAIGAAMQAAVAFFRESGESLGFGEIASYLVSSEAHGRCEPDPDRHELYQHLMSRQQYLVDTLQPAGFL; translated from the coding sequence ATGTATTTTCTAGGCATTGAGATCACCCCCGCCGGAACCCGCGTGGTGGCGCTCGATCTCGAAGCGGCGGAGGTCGCCGCGGAAGCCCACGCCCCCCACGCCTGGATCGAAGGACTCCCACCCGGCTACCGCGAACAGGACCCCGCGGGCTGGATCAACGCCGTGGATCACGCGGTCCGCGAGTGCCTCGCCGCCCTCGGCGAACGCCGTGCCCGGGTCGCCGCCATCGGAGTGGCCGGACCGTTGCGCGGCTTCGTGGCGTTGGATGTCGCCAGCCGCATCGTCCGCCCCGCGAAGCTCGCCGGTGACCAATCGTCCCGCCGCCAGGCCGAGGAAATCTCCCGCGTTTTCGGCGGGGCACCGGGCCTTCTGGAGCTGCTCGGCCAAGTGCCCGGCGTGGATTCGCTGGCGGCCGAGTGCCTGTGGCTGAAACAGCAGGAGCCCTACCACTTTCAAAAGACCGCGTCCTTCCTCTCGGCGCAGGATTTCATCGCCTACTGGCTCACTGGCGAGCGCGCCACCGAGTCGGGTAGCGCCTCCGCTACCGGGCTGTTCGACATCCGCACCCGCCGCTGGTCGGAGGAGCTCGTCCATGCCATCGACCCGGCCTTGGCCGACCGCCTGCCACCCTTGCAGGCGCCCGGCGCGGCGCGCGGGAGCCTCCGTCCGGCCTTGGCCCACGCCTGGGGGCTCTCCGAGTCCGTGCAGGTCGGCGCGGGAGGTTCCGCGCCTCAACTCGCGGCCCTTGCCGCCGGCTGTGTCACGAATGGCACCATCGCCGTGGAACTCGGAGCGTCCGGCACCATTGTCGGGGTCCAGGATTCCCCGGTCATTGACCTCCGCGGGGAAATTTCCGCTCTGTGCAGTGCCACCGGCGGCTGGCTGGGGCTGGCCACCACGACCAATGCGGTGACCGCCATCGAACTGGTCCGCCGCCACTACGGTTGGACGCCGGAGCAGTTCGATCAAGCCGTGGCCTCGGCCCCGGCGGGGGCGGATGGCCTGTTGTTCCTGCCCTACCTCACCGGGGAATCCCTGCCGCGCCTGCCGGAAGGCTGCGGCGTGCTCCATGGCATGACCCTCCAGAATTTCAGCCCCGCCGGGTTCGCTCGCGCCGCCGCGGAAGGCGTCGCGCTCGGCCTTGGCTATGGGGTCAGCCGCCTCGCGGATCTCGGCTTCGAGCCGGTGGAAATCCGCCTGCTCGGGGCCGCCGCGGTCAGCCGCACCACCCGCCAGCTCCTCGCCGATGTCTTTGGCATGCCGGTCGTGCCGGTCGGCAGCCGTCAGGGCGCGGCCATCGGTGCGGCGATGCAGGCCGCGGTCGCCTTTTTCCGGGAAAGTGGTGAATCGCTTGGCTTCGGGGAGATCGCCAGCTACCTCGTCTCGTCCGAGGCGCACGGCCGCTGCGAGCCAGACCCCGACCGCCACGAGCTCTACCAACACCTGATGTCCCGCCAGCAGTATCTCGTCGATACCCTCCAGCCGGCCGGATTCCTCTGA
- a CDS encoding AbrB/MazE/SpoVT family DNA-binding domain-containing protein, translated as MITTVTQKNMVTIPAEVGRVFGIKPGFKLDWEAVEGRDEILVRVIPDRTELARRLLGAGKKHSPKRDAVAELVKERATEG; from the coding sequence ATGATCACGACCGTCACCCAGAAAAACATGGTCACCATTCCGGCGGAGGTGGGCCGGGTTTTTGGCATCAAGCCCGGTTTCAAGCTGGACTGGGAGGCGGTGGAGGGGCGCGACGAAATCCTCGTCCGGGTGATTCCAGACCGCACGGAACTTGCGCGCCGCCTGCTGGGAGCAGGAAAGAAGCATTCGCCCAAACGGGACGCGGTGGCGGAACTGGTCAAGGAACGGGCAACCGAAGGTTGA
- a CDS encoding methyltransferase domain-containing protein yields the protein MKTIGAARHYDTLDVWYRALWGDHLHHGIWHPETPDRAEANANLLRAVAQAAGLRPGMRVCDVGCGYGGPARWLAGHFEVEVTGVTISPVQYEAAKRRTRDPRVRYLLGDWLGSGLPEGEFDAVVAIESVFHFTEPRAACREMIRVVKPGHRIVIAGWIIGDLVPAWARWLLIEPIRAAGEMPGLADEWTCRRRFEEEGAEAVSMTRLGMLVEQSWSDAMGRALRGLLRNPVLRWEALRHPVQTLRLAVSSLRIWTAYRWGFLDYLILAVERNR from the coding sequence GTGAAAACCATCGGCGCGGCCCGGCACTACGACACGCTCGACGTGTGGTACCGCGCGCTGTGGGGTGACCACCTGCACCATGGGATCTGGCATCCGGAGACGCCGGACCGGGCGGAGGCGAATGCCAACCTGCTCCGCGCCGTCGCGCAGGCGGCCGGGCTCCGGCCCGGCATGCGGGTGTGCGATGTCGGCTGCGGCTACGGCGGCCCGGCGCGGTGGCTGGCCGGCCATTTCGAGGTCGAGGTGACCGGGGTGACCATTTCACCGGTCCAATACGAGGCCGCCAAACGGCGGACCCGCGATCCCCGCGTCCGTTACCTGTTGGGCGATTGGCTGGGGAGCGGCCTGCCGGAAGGGGAGTTCGACGCCGTCGTGGCCATCGAATCGGTCTTTCATTTCACCGAACCGCGGGCGGCGTGCCGGGAAATGATCCGGGTGGTGAAGCCCGGCCACCGGATTGTCATCGCCGGGTGGATCATCGGCGACCTCGTGCCCGCGTGGGCGCGATGGCTGTTGATCGAGCCGATCCGCGCTGCGGGCGAGATGCCGGGGTTGGCCGATGAGTGGACCTGCCGCAGGCGGTTCGAGGAGGAGGGGGCGGAGGCGGTGTCGATGACGCGCCTGGGCATGCTGGTGGAGCAATCGTGGTCCGATGCGATGGGCCGCGCTCTGCGCGGGTTGCTGCGGAATCCGGTGTTGAGATGGGAGGCGCTGCGGCACCCGGTCCAGACGCTGCGTCTGGCGGTGAGTTCGCTGCGGATCTGGACTGCCTACCGCTGGGGGTTTCTCGATTACTTGATTCTGGCGGTGGAGCGGAACCGGTGA
- a CDS encoding GH25 family lysozyme, giving the protein MKKLLLLLPLVGLLTQCGGGGSGIPSPRRPQVINVSGYDPKEKQRAGRSYSEHDVSALRANGAQGLIARCGKGGVLDTKCANFLASADRAGMLVGAYYRLQTHVDAAAQADQFVTRMQQIARSRSWRTGRLLLCGDFDANSRLSDITRFIDRVESRTGVTPVIYLENSEHMKLMLRSADSATKAKLRRSPYWVALYSHSSGAGRIFPAPGNPEGLVKQYDVWHDWTLWQYGGVDWQHGRSIPKHYSHGRFRSGPYFGNLDRPVERNVFNGSSGELSSFWARHGMSAN; this is encoded by the coding sequence ATGAAAAAGCTCCTGCTGCTTCTCCCTCTCGTCGGCCTGCTCACCCAGTGCGGTGGCGGTGGTTCAGGAATCCCGTCGCCGCGGCGGCCCCAGGTCATCAATGTCTCCGGCTACGATCCGAAGGAAAAACAGCGGGCGGGCCGGTCCTACTCCGAGCACGACGTTTCCGCCCTCCGCGCGAACGGGGCCCAGGGCCTGATCGCCCGCTGTGGCAAGGGCGGCGTGCTCGACACCAAGTGCGCCAATTTCCTCGCCTCCGCCGACCGCGCCGGGATGCTGGTGGGGGCCTACTACCGCCTCCAGACGCACGTCGATGCCGCGGCCCAGGCCGACCAGTTCGTCACCCGCATGCAGCAGATCGCGCGATCCCGCTCGTGGCGCACCGGCCGCCTCCTGCTGTGCGGCGATTTCGACGCGAACTCCCGCCTCTCCGACATCACCCGCTTCATCGACCGGGTCGAATCCCGCACCGGCGTCACGCCCGTGATCTACCTGGAGAACAGCGAACACATGAAACTGATGCTGCGCTCCGCCGACTCCGCCACCAAAGCGAAGCTACGCCGCTCCCCGTACTGGGTGGCCCTCTATTCCCACTCCAGCGGCGCGGGCCGGATCTTCCCCGCGCCCGGCAACCCGGAGGGGCTGGTGAAGCAGTATGACGTCTGGCACGATTGGACGCTGTGGCAGTACGGGGGCGTCGATTGGCAGCACGGCCGCTCGATCCCGAAGCACTATTCGCACGGCCGTTTCCGCTCGGGCCCGTATTTCGGCAACCTCGACCGGCCGGTGGAGCGCAATGTCTTCAACGGCAGCTCCGGCGAGCTGTCCTCGTTCTGGGCCCGCCACGGGATGTCGGCGAACTGA
- a CDS encoding nucleotide pyrophosphatase/phosphodiesterase family protein: MRLAVINVVGLSKSLLPHAPFLKAFAEKHGLQSFRPAFPAVTCTAQSSMLTGTTPAEHGAVANGWYDRESAEVRFWKQSNHLVHGEKVWDTLRREVPGFTCAKLFWWYNMYSTADWSMTPRPLYPADGRKVFDIHTQPMGLREEVKADLGPFPFPAFWGPASGIASSEWIANSAKWTENKHSPTLSLVYLPHLDYSLQKVGPDDPSIPSEVAAIDRVVADLVTYYESRGVKSLILSEYGISPVHQPVHLNRVFREKGWLSIKEELGLETLDCGGCKVFAVADHQVAHVYVNDHSLLGEVKALLAATPGVDEVREVEGSGIGAERAGELVAISKPDAWFTYYFWVDDAKAPDYARCIDIHRKPGYDPVELFLDPALRFPKLKIAKFLLKKKLGFRGLMDVIPLDATLVKGSHGRDIVPENEQPVLLGSSFPVHGAEDVFQAIRAEFQVARS; this comes from the coding sequence ATGCGCCTCGCCGTCATCAATGTCGTCGGTCTCTCGAAGTCGCTGCTCCCGCACGCGCCGTTCCTGAAGGCGTTCGCGGAGAAACACGGCCTCCAGAGCTTCCGGCCCGCCTTTCCGGCGGTGACCTGCACGGCGCAGTCGTCGATGCTGACCGGCACCACGCCCGCGGAGCACGGCGCGGTGGCCAATGGCTGGTATGACCGCGAGTCCGCCGAGGTTCGTTTCTGGAAGCAGAGCAACCACCTGGTCCACGGCGAGAAGGTTTGGGACACGCTCCGCCGCGAGGTCCCCGGCTTCACCTGCGCGAAGCTGTTCTGGTGGTACAACATGTATTCCACCGCGGATTGGTCGATGACCCCGCGTCCGCTCTATCCGGCGGATGGCCGCAAGGTCTTCGACATCCACACCCAGCCGATGGGCCTGCGCGAGGAAGTGAAGGCCGATCTCGGCCCGTTCCCGTTTCCCGCGTTCTGGGGCCCGGCATCCGGCATCGCGTCTTCCGAATGGATCGCGAACTCCGCGAAGTGGACCGAGAACAAGCACAGCCCGACGCTCAGCCTCGTTTACCTGCCGCACCTCGATTACTCGCTGCAGAAGGTCGGGCCGGACGATCCCTCGATCCCGTCGGAAGTCGCCGCCATCGATCGCGTCGTCGCGGACCTGGTGACCTACTACGAATCCCGTGGCGTCAAATCCTTGATCCTTTCCGAATACGGCATTTCGCCGGTCCACCAGCCGGTCCACCTCAACCGGGTCTTCCGCGAAAAGGGCTGGCTGTCGATCAAGGAGGAACTCGGTCTGGAGACCTTGGATTGCGGGGGCTGCAAGGTCTTCGCGGTCGCCGATCACCAGGTCGCGCACGTTTACGTGAACGACCACTCGCTGCTCGGCGAGGTCAAGGCGCTGCTGGCGGCCACTCCGGGCGTCGACGAGGTCCGTGAGGTCGAGGGCTCCGGCATCGGCGCGGAGCGGGCGGGGGAACTCGTGGCCATTTCCAAGCCGGACGCGTGGTTCACCTACTACTTCTGGGTCGATGATGCGAAGGCCCCCGACTACGCTCGCTGCATCGACATCCACCGCAAGCCCGGCTACGACCCGGTGGAGTTGTTCCTCGATCCTGCCCTTCGTTTCCCCAAGCTGAAGATCGCGAAGTTCCTGCTGAAGAAGAAGCTCGGTTTCCGTGGCCTGATGGACGTCATCCCGCTGGACGCCACGCTGGTGAAGGGCTCGCACGGCCGCGATATCGTGCCCGAGAACGAACAGCCGGTGTTGCTCGGCTCCTCGTTCCCGGTTCATGGTGCCGAGGATGTTTTCCAGGCCATCCGGGCTGAGTTCCAAGTAGCGCGAAGCTGA
- the folD gene encoding bifunctional methylenetetrahydrofolate dehydrogenase/methenyltetrahydrofolate cyclohydrolase FolD: MSDFKIIDGKAVAATVLDEVRAETAELKAKGVTPGLAVVLVGEDPASKVYVGAKDRTCRDLGLYSRKITLPAETTQEELLAVVHELNADPLIHGILVQSPPPKHINEEEIIRAIDPRKDVDGFHPQNVAKLALEDPSGFVPCTPAGSMRLLASAGVQTSGAEAVVIGRSMIVGKPMALLLMAKGSDATVTVAHSRSKDLPAICRRADIVIAAVGRPEMVKADWIKPGAVVIDVGINRVEDASAKNGYRLTGDVAYDEVAPKCAAITPVPGGVGPMTIAMLMKNTLQAARQLTA, translated from the coding sequence ATGAGCGATTTCAAGATCATCGACGGGAAAGCCGTCGCCGCCACCGTCCTCGATGAAGTCCGCGCCGAAACCGCCGAACTGAAGGCGAAGGGCGTCACCCCCGGTCTCGCCGTCGTGCTGGTGGGCGAGGACCCGGCTTCGAAGGTCTATGTCGGCGCGAAGGACCGCACCTGCCGCGATCTCGGCCTTTATTCCCGCAAGATCACCCTGCCAGCCGAGACCACCCAGGAAGAGCTCCTCGCCGTGGTCCACGAGCTGAACGCCGATCCGCTCATCCACGGCATCCTCGTCCAGTCCCCGCCGCCGAAGCACATCAACGAGGAGGAGATCATCCGCGCCATCGACCCGCGCAAGGATGTCGACGGCTTCCACCCGCAGAACGTCGCCAAGCTCGCGCTGGAAGACCCCTCCGGTTTCGTGCCCTGCACGCCCGCCGGCAGCATGCGCCTGCTCGCCTCCGCCGGCGTGCAGACCAGCGGTGCCGAGGCCGTGGTCATCGGCCGCTCGATGATCGTCGGCAAGCCGATGGCCCTCCTGCTGATGGCGAAGGGCTCTGACGCCACCGTCACCGTCGCCCACTCCCGCAGCAAGGACCTGCCCGCCATCTGCCGCCGCGCGGACATCGTCATTGCCGCCGTCGGCCGCCCGGAAATGGTGAAGGCCGATTGGATCAAGCCCGGTGCCGTCGTGATCGATGTCGGCATCAACCGCGTCGAGGACGCCTCCGCCAAGAACGGCTACCGCCTCACCGGCGACGTTGCCTACGACGAGGTCGCGCCGAAATGCGCCGCCATCACCCCGGTCCCCGGCGGTGTCGGCCCGATGACCATCGCCATGCTGATGAAGAACACGCTGCAGGCGGCGCGTCAGCTCACGGCGTGA